The following coding sequences are from one Paraburkholderia caballeronis window:
- a CDS encoding AAA family ATPase has protein sequence MTAPNPSKTNRIRSVTIEGFRSLRNIENLELPQLAVLIGANGSGKSTLIRFFEMLSWMLKSEKLQEFVVRHGGGDDQLFMGSRKTPRIHAEIRLETAAGSNDFRFDLTHLSAGDTLMVMNEAYRFAPLGLASGAKWTELVEIGKESKLPDQKSKTAKTICNLLRQCSTYQFHDTSANASIHNRWDVTESFRLRSDGGNLAAVLLDLQTTDSKRYHLITRQIQRVLPTFKEFVLEPEAGKVLLRWLGKNSDKIFGSHLTSDGSLRLFCLLTLLNLPTNRLPDVMFFDEPELGLHPHAITLVAEMLKRLSKTRQIFIATQSPYMVDCFDLENIIVASANDGETVLRNLPREKYQEWLDDEYQLSDIWLKETVGGAG, from the coding sequence ATGACCGCCCCGAATCCCTCTAAGACCAATCGAATCCGGTCGGTCACGATCGAGGGTTTTCGTAGTCTTCGAAATATCGAAAATCTTGAGCTCCCGCAGCTAGCAGTGTTGATTGGTGCCAACGGTTCAGGAAAATCCACACTGATTCGATTCTTTGAAATGTTGAGCTGGATGCTCAAATCAGAGAAGTTGCAGGAATTCGTAGTGCGACACGGTGGTGGTGACGATCAGTTGTTCATGGGATCTCGTAAGACACCGCGCATTCACGCAGAGATCCGGCTCGAGACAGCGGCAGGCAGCAACGATTTTCGTTTCGATCTGACGCATCTGTCGGCAGGCGACACACTGATGGTGATGAACGAGGCCTATCGCTTTGCGCCGTTGGGTCTTGCGAGCGGAGCCAAGTGGACCGAGTTGGTTGAAATCGGGAAGGAATCTAAACTGCCCGATCAAAAAAGCAAGACAGCAAAGACCATTTGCAACCTACTTCGCCAGTGCTCGACCTATCAATTTCATGATACATCTGCGAATGCATCGATTCACAATCGATGGGATGTGACTGAATCGTTTCGACTTCGTTCGGATGGTGGCAACCTAGCCGCAGTGCTCCTCGACTTGCAAACCACGGATTCTAAGCGTTACCACCTAATCACACGGCAGATTCAACGAGTACTTCCAACCTTCAAGGAGTTTGTGCTGGAGCCAGAAGCGGGTAAGGTTTTGCTCCGCTGGTTGGGTAAAAACAGTGACAAGATCTTTGGTTCGCACCTGACATCTGATGGGTCGTTACGCCTGTTCTGCTTATTGACGCTACTCAACCTACCTACCAATCGCCTGCCAGACGTGATGTTTTTCGACGAGCCCGAGCTCGGCCTGCATCCTCACGCGATCACTTTGGTCGCGGAAATGCTGAAGCGCCTATCGAAGACACGTCAAATTTTCATCGCCACGCAATCGCCCTATATGGTGGACTGCTTTGACTTGGAAAACATCATCGTTGCCAGTGCTAACGACGGCGAGACGGTGCTACGCAATCTTCCGCGTGAGAAATACCAAGAATGGTTGGATGACGAATACCAGCTCTCCGATATCTGGTTGAAGGAGACCGTCGGAGGGGCGGGATGA
- a CDS encoding DUF4276 family protein, with product MIRVCIVCEGQTEVEFVNSCLNPYLIGSNVDAYPSLLRAPSGNHRGGRVTVERLVRFISHEYHATDRITTLVDFYGFQDRQGRNRTLLEADIRAAIAARTTGYDPRFVLPYVQMHEFEGLLFTDPTAFEWVEDGWSNEAKEALTAVVQAFPSPESINNSPETAPSKRILGIFPAGTYSKTEHGPLIAEAIGIDAIREKCPAFNEWIGHLQAWGL from the coding sequence ATGATTCGAGTCTGCATCGTTTGCGAAGGACAGACGGAAGTTGAGTTTGTCAATAGTTGCCTTAACCCCTACCTTATCGGTAGTAATGTGGACGCGTATCCGAGCCTGTTGCGCGCTCCGTCAGGAAACCATCGAGGCGGCCGCGTCACCGTGGAGCGTCTGGTGAGATTCATCTCGCACGAGTATCACGCCACAGATCGAATAACCACGTTGGTCGATTTTTACGGATTTCAAGACAGGCAGGGTCGTAATCGCACCCTTTTGGAAGCCGACATTCGTGCGGCAATCGCAGCCAGAACTACGGGCTATGATCCGCGATTTGTACTTCCTTATGTGCAGATGCATGAGTTTGAGGGCCTTTTATTCACGGACCCGACTGCCTTTGAATGGGTAGAAGACGGTTGGAGCAACGAGGCAAAAGAGGCGTTGACTGCTGTGGTGCAGGCATTTCCAAGCCCTGAATCCATCAACAACAGTCCGGAAACCGCACCCTCCAAACGCATTTTGGGGATTTTTCCGGCAGGCACTTATTCGAAAACAGAGCATGGACCGCTGATTGCCGAGGCCATTGGTATCGATGCAATTCGAGAAAAATGTCCTGCCTTTAACGAATGGATTGGACATCTTCAAGCGTGGGGACTGTAG
- a CDS encoding TetR/AcrR family transcriptional regulator: MARPKSDDKRNAILAAAARVIAEQGGSATTARIAKEARVAEGTLFTYFANKDDLLNQLYLDLKSGLRDVMLHGYPLDAPLRERAHHAWNAYVDWGISRPAERRAMARLTLSERITDASRKTGSDAFAPISAAIQEAAALGKLRDYPAPFVGAIMNSLAETTMDFVAHYPDDADRYRAAGFEAFWNAIAGG; the protein is encoded by the coding sequence ATGGCCCGCCCCAAAAGCGACGACAAACGCAACGCCATCCTCGCCGCCGCCGCCCGCGTGATCGCCGAGCAAGGCGGCAGCGCGACCACCGCGCGCATCGCGAAGGAAGCGCGCGTCGCGGAGGGCACGCTGTTCACGTACTTCGCGAACAAGGACGACCTGCTGAACCAGCTCTATCTCGACCTGAAAAGCGGCCTGCGCGACGTGATGCTGCACGGTTACCCCCTCGACGCCCCCCTGCGCGAGCGCGCCCATCACGCGTGGAACGCCTACGTCGACTGGGGCATCTCGCGCCCCGCCGAGCGCCGCGCGATGGCGCGGCTCACGCTGTCCGAGCGCATCACCGACGCCAGCCGCAAGACCGGCAGCGACGCATTCGCGCCGATCAGCGCCGCCATCCAGGAGGCCGCCGCGCTCGGCAAGCTGCGCGACTATCCGGCGCCGTTCGTCGGCGCGATCATGAATTCGCTGGCCGAAACGACGATGGACTTCGTCGCACACTACCCCGACGACGCAGACCGCTATCGCGCCGCCGGCTTCGAAGCATTCTGGAACGCGATCGCCGGCGGCTGA
- a CDS encoding oxidoreductase produces MSQVWLITGSAGGLGRDIAEAALAAGHRVIASARDPHALAPLVQRYGEQQVRAVALDVTDADAAHAAVRTATDAFGRLDVVVNNAGYGHVAAFEEAAPDDFRAQIDTNFYGVVNVTRAALPVLRAQRSGHLFQISSVGGRIGTPGLAAYQAAKWAVGGFSEVIAREVAPFGVKVCVIEPGGMRTNWGTRARGSVTRPMADYEPSVGVLLDMLTQYVGNEASDPAKVAQVILRLAAHDAPPMHLLMGSDAVHYAGEGDAARAAEGARWRAVSESTDFAHAAPIPPFPAN; encoded by the coding sequence ATGTCTCAAGTCTGGCTCATCACCGGCAGCGCGGGCGGCCTCGGCCGCGACATCGCGGAAGCGGCGCTCGCGGCCGGCCATCGCGTGATCGCGAGCGCGCGCGACCCGCACGCGCTCGCCCCGCTCGTCCAACGCTACGGCGAACAGCAGGTGCGCGCGGTCGCACTCGACGTGACCGACGCCGACGCGGCGCACGCGGCCGTCCGCACGGCGACCGACGCGTTCGGCCGGCTCGACGTCGTCGTGAACAACGCGGGTTACGGCCACGTCGCGGCGTTCGAGGAAGCTGCCCCGGACGATTTCCGCGCGCAGATCGACACGAACTTCTACGGGGTAGTCAACGTGACGCGCGCGGCGCTGCCGGTGCTGCGCGCGCAGCGCTCGGGCCACCTCTTCCAGATCTCGTCGGTCGGCGGGCGCATCGGCACGCCGGGGCTGGCCGCGTATCAGGCGGCGAAGTGGGCGGTCGGCGGCTTCAGCGAGGTGATCGCGCGCGAGGTCGCGCCGTTCGGGGTGAAGGTCTGCGTGATCGAGCCGGGCGGCATGCGCACGAACTGGGGTACCCGCGCGCGCGGCTCGGTCACCCGGCCGATGGCCGATTACGAGCCGAGCGTCGGCGTGCTGCTCGACATGCTGACGCAGTACGTCGGCAACGAAGCCAGCGATCCGGCGAAGGTCGCGCAGGTGATCCTGCGACTCGCCGCGCACGACGCGCCGCCGATGCATCTGCTGATGGGCAGCGATGCGGTCCATTACGCGGGCGAAGGCGACGCGGCGCGTGCGGCGGAAGGCGCGCGCTGGCGCGCGGTCAGCGAATCGACCGACTTCGCGCACGCCGCGCCGATCCCGCCGTTCCCGGCCAACTAA
- a CDS encoding NAD-dependent epimerase/dehydratase family protein produces MNVLLFGATGMVGQGVLRECLLADDVARVVTIGRRASGVQHPKLREIVQSDLLDYRALEDELRDIDACFFCLGMSSIGKDEADYVRVTFDITLAAARALVRANPRAKFVYVSGAGADSTGGGPRMWARVRGRTENALLAMPFASVCVFRPGVIQPLYGARSKTPLYHLFYVAFAPLFPLLRLLIPKQVSSTASIGKAMLEIARHGAPKAILDTPDINEVANGAMNGDVRAA; encoded by the coding sequence ATGAACGTGCTGTTGTTCGGCGCGACCGGGATGGTCGGCCAGGGCGTGCTGCGCGAATGCCTGCTCGCGGACGACGTCGCGCGCGTGGTGACGATCGGCCGTCGCGCGAGCGGCGTCCAGCATCCGAAGCTGCGCGAGATCGTGCAGTCCGACCTGCTCGACTACCGCGCGCTCGAAGACGAGCTGCGCGACATCGACGCCTGTTTCTTCTGCCTCGGCATGTCGTCGATCGGCAAGGACGAGGCCGACTACGTGCGCGTCACGTTCGACATCACGCTCGCGGCCGCGCGGGCGCTGGTCCGCGCGAATCCGCGCGCGAAGTTCGTGTACGTGTCGGGCGCGGGTGCGGACAGCACTGGCGGCGGCCCGCGGATGTGGGCGCGCGTGCGCGGCCGCACGGAGAACGCGCTGCTCGCGATGCCGTTCGCGAGCGTCTGCGTGTTCCGGCCGGGGGTGATCCAGCCGCTTTACGGCGCACGCTCGAAAACGCCGCTTTACCACCTGTTCTACGTCGCGTTCGCGCCGCTCTTTCCGCTGTTGAGGCTGCTGATACCGAAGCAGGTCTCATCGACCGCATCGATCGGCAAGGCGATGCTGGAGATCGCGCGTCATGGCGCGCCCAAGGCGATCCTCGACACGCCGGACATCAACGAAGTCGCGAACGGCGCGATGAACGGCGACGTGCGCGCCGCGTGA